A section of the Pseudomonas fluorescens genome encodes:
- the tnpC gene encoding IS66 family transposase, producing MTSLPDLNHLTPEQLRALAAQLMQRVETLDQQVETMGKTVETMGKRIHHGQTVIEKLSHEIAQLKRFKFAKRSEQLSPEQASLLDDLIDTDIAAIEAELQALQTAPTPTEAKQKPKRAALPPEFPRTLIHHEPDNTHCPCGCALKRIGEDVSEKLDYTPGVFTVERHIRGKWVCDDCETLIQAPVPAQVIDKGIPTAGLLAHVMIAKFADHLPLYRQESIFGRAGLAIPRSTLAQWVGVTGVQLQPLVDALRDVVLGQQVIHADETPVQMLMPGSKKTHRSYVWAYATSQLCETAAVVYDFSPSRAGEHARNFLQDWKGKLVCDDFGGYKASFELGVTEIGCMAHARRKFFELHATNKSQLAEQALRYIQLLYEIESEIRDLEPDFRHRIRQEKAVPVMGALHAWMIAQRLLVHDGSAISKALDYSLKRWTALSRYLDDGAVPIDNNWCENQIRPWALGRKNWLFAGSLRSGKRAAAIMSLIQSARLNGHDPYAYLKDVLTRLPTQRASEIAELLPHRWQPV from the coding sequence TCGAGACGCTGGACCAACAAGTCGAAACAATGGGCAAGACCGTCGAGACCATGGGTAAGAGGATCCATCATGGTCAAACGGTGATCGAAAAGTTGAGCCACGAGATCGCGCAGCTCAAGCGCTTCAAATTTGCCAAGCGTAGCGAGCAGTTGAGTCCGGAGCAGGCCAGCTTGCTCGATGACTTGATCGATACCGATATCGCGGCGATTGAGGCTGAGCTTCAGGCCTTGCAAACAGCTCCAACTCCAACCGAGGCAAAGCAAAAGCCCAAGCGCGCTGCGTTGCCGCCGGAGTTTCCACGCACCCTGATCCATCACGAACCGGACAACACTCACTGCCCATGCGGCTGCGCCCTCAAGCGTATCGGTGAAGACGTCAGCGAGAAACTGGACTACACGCCCGGCGTGTTTACCGTGGAGCGTCACATTCGCGGCAAGTGGGTTTGTGATGACTGCGAAACGCTGATCCAGGCGCCGGTTCCGGCGCAGGTCATCGACAAGGGCATCCCCACCGCCGGGCTGCTAGCCCATGTGATGATCGCCAAGTTCGCCGACCATTTGCCGCTCTATCGCCAGGAGTCGATTTTTGGTCGAGCCGGTTTGGCCATCCCACGCTCAACCTTGGCCCAATGGGTTGGCGTTACTGGCGTGCAGTTACAGCCTCTGGTGGATGCGCTGCGCGATGTAGTGCTCGGGCAGCAGGTCATTCACGCCGATGAAACACCCGTGCAGATGCTAATGCCGGGCTCGAAAAAAACTCATCGTTCCTATGTCTGGGCCTACGCCACCAGCCAACTCTGCGAAACAGCGGCTGTCGTCTACGACTTCAGCCCCAGCCGCGCCGGTGAGCATGCTCGTAACTTTCTGCAAGACTGGAAGGGCAAGCTGGTCTGTGATGATTTCGGTGGCTACAAGGCCAGCTTTGAACTCGGCGTAACCGAAATCGGTTGCATGGCCCATGCAAGACGCAAGTTCTTCGAGCTACACGCCACCAACAAGAGCCAGCTCGCCGAGCAGGCCTTGCGCTACATCCAGTTACTTTACGAAATCGAAAGTGAGATCCGCGACCTTGAACCGGATTTTCGCCACCGAATACGGCAGGAAAAAGCTGTGCCGGTGATGGGTGCACTGCATGCCTGGATGATCGCCCAGCGCCTACTTGTGCACGATGGCTCGGCTATCAGCAAAGCACTGGATTACAGCCTGAAACGCTGGACGGCGCTGTCGCGCTATCTCGATGACGGGGCCGTACCCATCGACAATAACTGGTGCGAGAACCAGATCCGGCCATGGGCGTTGGGTCGCAAGAACTGGCTCTTTGCAGGTTCACTGCGCAGCGGCAAACGGGCTGCGGCGATCATGAGCTTGATCCAGTCGGCGCGGCTCAATGGGCATGATCCGTATGCTTATTTGAAGGACGTCCTCACGCGCCTGCCGACGCAGCGGGCGAGTGAGATTGCGGAGCTGCTGCCGCATAGATGGCAACCGGTTTAG